The proteins below are encoded in one region of Silene latifolia isolate original U9 population chromosome 2, ASM4854445v1, whole genome shotgun sequence:
- the LOC141643050 gene encoding uncharacterized protein LOC141643050 has product MGEQEIKLTLKLLVDKNAKKVMFAEAGKDFVDFLFHIMSLPVGTIVKLIGLKGMVGSLSDLYKSIESLNNQYMEENIEKDYVLNPEFNVPVPLLLLNEAAKSSAVPPLYRCVSEYHGHTVTNDPNQTCPHCGAKMTKTVTYKSTVNEEVRSAAKGYVKGIMTYMVMDNLEVRPLSTISAITLLNKSLVKDLGFLLEKEVQVGLNEGVAILKASLETKAVLSTVFLGETI; this is encoded by the exons ATGGGAGAGCAGGAGATCAAATTGACTTTGAAGCTTCTGGTAGACAAAAATGCTAAAAAGGTTATGTTTGCCGAAGCTGGTAAGGACTTTGTGGATTTTCTATTTCACATAATGTCCTTGCCAGTTGGTACTATTGTGAAGCTCATTGGACTTAAAGGCATGGTAGGAAGTCTTAGTGATCTCTACAAAAGCATTGAGTCTTTGAATAACCAATATATGGAGGAAAACATAGAAAAAGACTATGTGCTTAACCCTGAATTTAATGTTCCCGTTCCTTTGTTGCTGCTAAATGAAGCCGCAAAATCCTCAGCTGTACCTCCGTTGTATAGATGTGTGTCGGAGTATCATGGTCACACTGTAACTAATGACCCAAATCAAACTTGCCCTCATTGTGGTGCAAAAATGACCAAAACTGTGACCTATAAAAGTACTGTGAATGAAGAAGTACGCAGCGCGGCTAAGGGATATGTGAAGGGGATCATGACTTATATGGTGATGGATAATTTGGAGGTTAGACCATTATCTACTATTTCTGCTATCACTCTGCTCAACAAGTCCCTTGTCAAAGATCTTGGTTTCTTGCTGGAAAAAGAGGTCCAGGTTGGTCTCAATGAG GGAGTAGCTATTTTGAAGGCATCCTTGGAGACAAAGGCTGTGTTGAGTACTGTCTTTCTTGGTGAGACAATCTAG